The Streptomyces sp. HUAS MG91 sequence GCGGCACGGCCCGACGCCCCGGTGAGGGCGGCGGCGACAGCGACAGCGGTCACGGGGAGAGCGAACGCGGTGGTGCGGTGAACTGGCGCAATTGGTGGCGTGAGAGAGGGCTGGGTCTCGCCCGGCCCGGCTCGGACCGGACCCGGGGCGGCCGGGCGGCCTTCGGAGTCCAGAGCCCGCCGGGCGCCGCGTCCCGGGGCGCCGCCCCGCGGACCGGGGGCACGCCCGTCCCGCCCGCCGAGCGGCACCCCGCCGCACTGACCGCGGGCGGTCACATCGGCGTGGCCACCCCCGCCCAGAACCAGCACGGCGGACCGGCAGACAATGCCCGCGCGACCGCCCTGCCGCTGCTGCCCGGCGCGGTCGTCGCGCTCGCCGCCGTGATCCTGGCCGCCGGGTTCTACCGGGCGTTCACCGGGAACCACGCGCTCTTCCCGTCCGGCGTCGTCGGCTGGTCCCTCGCGATCCTGACCGGCATCATCGTCGGCCACCTGGTCGCCATGGGCCGCGACCGCTGGTGGGGCGGCACCGGCTCCGGCGGCGCCCTCACCCTCGCCGTCCTGCTGCTGTACGGCTGGGTGCCCGCCGGGATGGTCAGCCTGACCGTGGTCGTGCTCGTCGGCGCGGCCCGCAGACACCGCTGGCGCCAGGGCGTGCTGCACGGCGCGATCGACATCCTCGGCATCGGGGCGGGCGCCCTGGTCCTGGCCGCGTTAGGCCGCGTACCGTCCGTCGAGTCCCCGTGGAAGCCGGAGACCTGGGACTTCTTCACAGCGCCCGAGATCGCCCTGGTGGCGGCCTCGTACCTGCTGGTCACCCGGCTCCTGCTCTACTACGTGCACGCGCCGCGCAGCTCCGGCCTGCCCAAGGTCGACCGCACCGCGCTCGTCCGGCAGGGCCTGGTGGGAGTCGCGCTGCTCGGCATCGCGCCGCTCGTGTGCGTCGTCGCCGTCGCGCTGCCCGTGCTGCTGCCGCTGTTCTCGATCCCGCTGATCGCGCTCGACTCCACGCTCTGGATCGCCCGCGCCCGCGCCGAGGAACAGCTGCGCGACCCGCTCACCGGACTGCCCAACCGCCAGTGGCTGCTCGAACGCACCTGGACCGCGCTCGACGACGCCGAGCGGATCGGTGCCCGCAGCGCGCTCCTGCTGATCGACCTCGACCGGTTCCGCTCGGTGAACGACACGCTCGGCCACCTCGCCGGCGACCGGCTCCTGCTGCAGATCGCGGACCGGCTCAGGGCGGCACTGCCGCGCGGGGCGGAGGCCGCGCGGCTCGGCGGGGACGAGTTCGCGGTGCTGCTGCCGGTCGCCGACTCCACGACGTCCGCGTCCCGGGTCGCCCGCGGTCTGGTCGCCGCCCTCGGCTCGCCGCTCGACCTCGACGGGCTCACGCTGGTCCTCGAGGCCAGCGCGGGCCTCGCCGTCTTCCCCGACCACGCCCTCGACGCCGAGGGGCTGCTGCGCCGGGCCGACGTCGCG is a genomic window containing:
- a CDS encoding bifunctional diguanylate cyclase/phosphodiesterase, which encodes MEPTESAAPDSRLLPRRRLRRGTARRPGEGGGDSDSGHGESERGGAVNWRNWWRERGLGLARPGSDRTRGGRAAFGVQSPPGAASRGAAPRTGGTPVPPAERHPAALTAGGHIGVATPAQNQHGGPADNARATALPLLPGAVVALAAVILAAGFYRAFTGNHALFPSGVVGWSLAILTGIIVGHLVAMGRDRWWGGTGSGGALTLAVLLLYGWVPAGMVSLTVVVLVGAARRHRWRQGVLHGAIDILGIGAGALVLAALGRVPSVESPWKPETWDFFTAPEIALVAASYLLVTRLLLYYVHAPRSSGLPKVDRTALVRQGLVGVALLGIAPLVCVVAVALPVLLPLFSIPLIALDSTLWIARARAEEQLRDPLTGLPNRQWLLERTWTALDDAERIGARSALLLIDLDRFRSVNDTLGHLAGDRLLLQIADRLRAALPRGAEAARLGGDEFAVLLPVADSTTSASRVARGLVAALGSPLDLDGLTLVLEASAGLAVFPDHALDAEGLLRRADVAMYQAKRDRTGVEVYESKRDSNTPDRLGLLGDLRRALDAGDVELHYQPKVRFDGQVAGLEALVRWVHPERGKVPPDEFIAIAESSGLMPHLTEYVLETALAQVARWRAAGLYVPVAVNVSPRDVHTPGFAGAVAARLARHGVPAGSLQLEITEHVLLEDPQRAADTLAGLTGHGVKMSLDDFGTGYSSLVHLRRLPVSELKIDRSFVARLAVDNEDAEIVRCTVDLAHSLGLLVVAEGVEDDETWERLRDLGCDAVQGWLVAAAMPPDETTAWLRARGDRGWQRAATAVLPGADDV